One region of Salvia miltiorrhiza cultivar Shanhuang (shh) chromosome 3, IMPLAD_Smil_shh, whole genome shotgun sequence genomic DNA includes:
- the LOC131014896 gene encoding uncharacterized protein LOC131014896, translated as MDTTGRIVRHGAVDERRYRSASSENNGVASTSCQGRETLECPHISPTTAAEALVKEAKMHIGRFFYENGLDFDAVNSPSFQSMISLFCRRGMQCQAPTVEELKGWIFEDVIKEMNQRVDEIRRSWAETGCTIMLDGWTDANGRSLVNVLVDCPKGTVYLHSSDISDCLKNMDAMQTFFAKILAEVGVQNVVQIMTYSSSAFMKEAGTQLMERYRPIFWTVSASHCIELMLEKLGSMDLIKQTLEKAKIITRFVHSNPIALKYMQEQTNGSGLVDSSRTRSIRPFLVLENIVINKETLKTMLSSSHSQSSILMSTMEGRRVAELVADRLFWTGAVTILKGAIPLVRVIEWMNKSGNDHMGYIYETIDQAKETIKEGFKKKSAYAPFWQAIDDVWNESLYSPLHSTGYYFNPNLFFSTDVFIDPEVVTGLCCCIVRSTADFQMQDRITVQMEQYRTAKGAMAAGVAEDRRSNISPALWWLRYGGECPELQRLVVRVLSQTCDGAAKFQLNRSLAEALLNKRRNEDGQERLRDMVFLRYNMQLQNFVPGKTTYIGSDELDLVDDWIGNESRNDVSQNGDASGMEMDGGGLSVLGMRR; from the exons ATGGATACAACAGGGCGTATTGTGAGACACGGAGCCGTTGATGAGAGGCGATATAGAAGTGCATCATCAGAAAACAACGGGGTGGCATCAACTTCTTGCCAGGGCAGGGAGACATTGGAATGTCCTCATATCTCTCCCACCACCGCTGCTGAGGCTTTGGTAAAGGAAGCGAAGATGCACATCGGTAGATTCTTTTATGAGAATGGATTGGATTTCGATGCTGTCAATTCTCCGAGCTTCCAGAGCATGATCTCCCTTTTCTGTCGGAGGGGGATGCAGTGTCAAGCTCCTACAGTCGAGGAGTTAAAAGGATGGATCTTTGAAGATGTGATCAAAGAAATGAACCAACGAGTTGATGAGATTAGAAGATCATGGGCTGAAACTGGTTGCACCATCATGCTTGATGGATGGACGGATGCAAACGGCCGGAGTTTGGTGAATGTTCTGGTGGATTGCCCGAAAGGTACTGTGTATCTTCACTCTTCTGACATTAGTGATTGTCTCAAAAACATGGATGCTATGCAGACCTTCTTCGCCAAGATTCTGGCGGAGGTTGGAGTCCAGAATGTGGTGCAGATCATGACGTACTCGAGCTCGGCCTTCATGAAGGAGGCCGGTACGCAGCTCATGGAGAGGTACCGGCCCATCTTTTGGACGGTGAGTGCTTCCCACTGCATTGAGCTTATGCTGGAGAAACTGGGGAGCATGGATCTCATCAAACAGACGCTGGAGAAGGCGAAGATCATCACTAGATTCGTCCACAGCAACCCGATTGCTCTGAAGTATATGCAAGAGCAGACGAATGGGAGTGGCCTGGTTGATTCTTCGAGGACGAGGTCGATAAGGCCTTTTCTAGTGCTTGAGAATATAGTGATAAATAAGGAGACTTTGAAGACAATGTTGTCCTCCTCtcattctcaaagttcgattctGATGTCAACCATGGAGGGAAGAAGAGTGGCTGAGTTGGTGGCGGATCGTTTGTTCTGGACTGGGGCCGTGACTATTCTGAAAGGCGCTATACCTCTTGTGCGCGTCATAGAATGGATGAACAAGAGTGGCAACGATCACATGGGGTATATATACGAGACCATTGATCAGGCCAAGGAAACCATCAAGGAGGGGTTCAAGAAGAAATCCGCGTATGCACCGTTTTGGCAAGCAATCGATGATGTTTGGAACGAGTCCCTCTACAGCCCTCTTCACTCTACAGGATACTACTTTAACCCCAATCTCTTCTTCTCGACTGATGTGTTTATCGACCCTGAAGTTGTCACCGGCTTGTGCTGCTGCATTGTTCGTTCCACTGCTGACTTTCAGATGCAGGATCGGATTACTGTCCAGATGGAGCAGTACAGAACTGCCAAAGGTGCCATGGCTGCTGGAGTTGCTGAAGATCGAAGATCAAATATTTCTCCAG CACTTTGGTGGTTGAGATATGGTGGGGAGTGCCCTGAGCTGCAGAGGCTGGTGGTTCGAGTTCTGAGCCAGACGTGCGACGGAGCAGCCAAGTTTCAGCTCAACAGAAGCTTAGCAGAGGCACTTCTCAATAAGAGAAGGAATGAAGATGGGCAGGAGAGGCTGAGGGATATGGTCTTCCTTAGGTACAACATGCAGCTGCAGAACTTTGTACCTGGCAAGACCACCTACATTGGGTCCGATGAGCTCGACCTAGTCGATGACTGGATCGGGAATGAATCGAGGAACGACGTTTCCCAAAACGGCGACGCGTCGGGGATGGAGATGGATGGTGGAGGACTTTCTGTTCTTGGTATGAGAAGATGA
- the LOC131014930 gene encoding caffeoylshikimate esterase has translation MAKLKHPVAEANETSPFGSLSPDEFYAHHSVSHGSEFITSKKGNLKLFTQWWTPQHSAPLRGVVCVVHGYTGESSWFVQLTAVHVAKHGFAVCAIDHMGHGYSEGLIAHLPDINVVVDDCISFFNGFRARYAPDLPAFLYAESLGGAIALLISLRRDGIVPERRFDGVVLNGAMCGISDKFKPPWPLEHFLSIAAFLVPTWSVVPTRGSLPNVSFKVEWKRKLALASPRRPMIRPRAATAQELMRLSRELQGRFDEVDIPFLIVHGGDDIVCDPACAEELYHRAASKDKTLRIYPGMWHQLAGETDEDVELVFGEVVDWLLARSERAEAAEGG, from the exons ATGGCGAAGTTGAAGCACCCAGTTGCAGAAGCCAACGAGACGAGCCCGTTCGGCTCACTCAGTCCGGACGAGTTCTACGCCCACCACTCAGTGAGCCACGGCTCCGAGTTCATCACCAGCAAAAAGGGAAACCTCAAGCTCTTCACGCAGTGGTGGACGCCGCAGCACTCGGCCCCGCTGAGGGGCGTCGTCTGCGTCGTGCACGGATACACCGGCGAGTCCAGCTGGTTCGTCCAGCTCACCGCCGTCCACGTGGCCAAGCACGGCTTCGCCGTCTGCGCCATCGACCACATGGGCCACGGCTACTCCGAGGGCCTAATCGCGCACCTGCCGGACATCAATGTCGTCGTCGATGACTGCATCTCCTTTTTCAACGGATTCCGCGCGCGGTACGCGCCGGATCTGCCGGCCTTCCTCTACGCGGAGTCGCTCGGCGGCGCGATCGCGCTGCTCATCTCGCTCCGCCGCGACGGGATCGTGCCGGAGAGGAGGTTCGACGGCGTCGTGCTGAACGGCGCGATGTGCGGGATCAGCGACAAGTTCAAGCCGCCGTGGCCGCTGGAGCATTTCCTCTCGATCGCAGCGTTTCTCGTGCCGACTTGGTCCGTCGTGCCCACGCGCGGCTCCCTACCTAACGTTTCATTCAAG GTGGAGTGGAAGCGGAAACTGGCGCTTGCAAGCCCTCGGCGGCCGATGATAAGGCCACGCGCCGCCACAGCACAAGAGCTGATGAGGCTGAGCAGGGAGCTGCAGGGGAGGTTCGACGAAGTGGACATACCGTTCCTCATTGTACACGGCGGCGACGACATCGTCTGTGACCCTGCCTGCGCGGAGGAGCTCTACCACCGCGCCGCCAGCAAGGACAAGACCCTGCGTATATACCCCGGAATGTGGCACCAGCTGGCCGGCGAGACCGACGAGGACGTCGAGCTCGTCTTCGGGGAGGTGGTCGACTGGCTCCTCGCCAGATCGGAGCGGGCAGAAGCAGCCGAAGGCGGCTAA
- the LOC131014949 gene encoding uncharacterized protein LOC131014949, producing MHLWPSMRLRDSFKENYLKKLDWNLHRMNIETRQQQRNQSDFAQQKLLETDKRDSEASGCGGIAVILREILMILSCCYCCFCCGACVFDEESS from the exons ATGCATCTATGGCCGTCGATGAGGCTGAGGGACTCGTTCAAGGAGAATTACTTGAAGAAACTGGACTGGAATCTTCATCGAATGAACATCGAAACGCGGCAGCAGCAGCGAAATCAGTCTGATTTCGCTCAGCAAAAGCTTCTGGAAACCGACAAGCGTGATTCGGAAGCTTCAGGGTGTGGAGGCATTGCTGTGATATTGAGAGAAATTCTCATGATTCTCTCATGCTGTTACTGTTGTTTCTGCTGTGGAG CTTGTGTTTTTGATGAAGAAAGCAGCTGA